In Cupriavidus necator, the genomic window TTGCCGGGCACGCCATTGAACCCCTCGTGCAGCAGCGTGCGGAGCGACCAGCCGGCACAGTAGCCGCTGAGCATATCGAGATCGTGGATATGGATATCGCCGTTGCGATGGGCCTCGCCGATTTCCGGTGTGTAGACATGGGACAGCCAGTAGTTGGCGGTGACCTTGCCCGCCACGTTCAGGATCAGTCCGCCCAGCGAATAGCCCTGGTTGGCATTGGCATTCACGCGCCAGTCCGCCTTGCTCAGGTATTCGTTGATCGAGGCTTCCACGTCGACCAGGGCCTTGCGGTCCTGGCGCAGCCTGGCGTGCTGGCCGCGATAGGCGATAAACGCGCGCGCGGTGTTCCAGTAATTGGCGGCAATCAAGACCTGCTCGACCACGTCCTGGATCTGCTCGACGCCTGGTGTCTGGTTATGGTAACGGTGCGCTAGGACCCTCGCCACCTGTCCGGCGAGGCTGACTGCCTGCGCATCGCCGAACTCGCCGGCCGCAGCGCCGGCGCGGCGTAAAGCCGACTGGATCCGCTCAATGGCGAATGCCATGCTCTCGCCAGTGCGCTTGATCACCTCCCTAGGTAGGCTGGCAACAGCGGCTTCGGTACAGTGCTCCATACATTCTCCCGGCAAAATTCACACTAGATGCGGGGAAATCGTACGACCAAAACACTATATGTAGTTTGACGGCGCGCAAATGTATGACATGTCGGCTAGTCTTGGTCGGCGGTACGAGAGTCCGTGCCGCCGAAACGGAGTTCAGCGGGCAGCACCGTCGCGGTAGATCGCCGGGTCAGCTTTGCCGGCGACATCCAGCACTCCGACCAGGCCCTTGCCGGCGCGCGACAGTGCATGGTCCACCAGCAGGTAGCTGCCGGGGTATTGCACCTTCATTTCGACGATGGCGCCGCTGGGCAGCACCAGGGTGGTCTGCACATCGTGCTTGATGCCTGTGAGCGAGCCCTCGCTGTAGACCTTATCGAATACTTCACCGATTACGTGGAGCGATGAGACCTTGTTGGGACCGCCCACGCCGAATTAGATGCGCACGGGCGCGCCATGCGGCCGTGTGGTGTACATCTCGCCCTGCATCACGTAGTAGTCGCGATCGACCTTCGGCAACCCGCCCTCGGGTTCGACCAGGATCATGCCGTACATGCCGGCCGAGATATGCTGGGGCACCAGCGGCGTCGCGCAGTGGTGTGCCGTCGTCCAGATGGTCGGCCAGCTCGACCGTTTCCATGCGGTACTTCAGCGTCTGCGGCGCGCGCGTGCCGATGGGCGCGGGCATGGCGGCGGGATCGCCTGCGATGCTCCCGGCAGCCGGGTCGCGCGGGGCGATGCTGCCGCCGCCGTGTACAAGGCAGTGGCCGAGCGGCCGGCCTCGCTCTGTACCGAGGCGGGCGTCCTGGCCGTGCCACTGACCTCGAACACACCCTCCATGCCGATCTGCCGGTGCCCGGCCACGGTGCAGATGTAGGCGAATTTACCTGGCTGCGTCACGGTAAAGCGCAGTGTCGCAGGGCCGGTGCCGGCGCTGAAGCGCTTCGATGTGACATTCAGTTCGGGAATGGCAAGATCATGCTCGGCACCCTCGCCGCTGGCGATGGAGATCTCCACCGTATCGCCGACTTCCGCGCGCAGCATGGGGTTGACCTTGCCCGCCTCGCCGACGAACACCATCTTGCCGTCGATGATATTCGTTTGCAGGTTATGGCACGGCGGCGGCAATCGAAATGGAAACGGCAGAGGACAAGTGGAATGTTCTCATGATGATGTTGTTCTCGTTGTTGACTTCAACCAGGGCGGGTTGCCGCGGCAGGGCCGCCGCAACCCGCTACTTGCTGTGATGCTGTAAATGCGCTTACCGCTGCGCGGCGTTCAGGCGTCCTTCGGGCGCGGCCAGCGCCGGTGCCTTGCCGAGCAACCCAAGCACCACCTGCAACGCGAACGACACCGCGCCGACGATAAATACCACGTCGCCGAAGGTACGCACCCAGCGCAGCGTCTGCAGGATCGGCTGCTGCATGAATTCCTCACTGCGCGCATACCAGGTGCCATGCTCGACGCTAGCCAGGAACTGGATGATGCCGACCGGCAGCAAGCTAGTCCCGATCATCAGCACCAGCCCGGCATTGAGCCCCCAGAACGCCGTCTTCATCAGCCCCGGACTGAGCCGGTAAGCCGGCCGCACATAGCGCAGCACCAGCAGCGTGAAACCCAGCGCCAGAAAGCCATAGACCCCGAACAGTGCCGCATGCGCATGCACCGGCGTGGTGTTCTGCCCCTGGATGTAGTACAGCGAGATCGGCGGATTGATCATGAAGCCAAACACGCCAGCGCCAAGCATGTTCCAGAACGCCACCGCGACAAAGCACATCAGCGGCCACTTCAGGTCTGCCATCCACGGTGCACGGTCCTTCAGGCGCCAGTTGTCCCAGGCCTCGTGGCCTAGCACGATCAGCGGCACCACTTCCAGCGCGCTGAATGCCGCGCCGACCGCCATCACCGGCGTGGTGGTACCGGAAAAGTACAGGTGATGGAACGTCCCGGGAATCCCGCCCAGCATGAAGAGCGAAGCCGAGGCCAGGCTTGCTGCAGTCGCCATCGGGCGCGACACCAGTCCGAGCGTGGAGAAAATGAAGGCCAGCGCCGTGGTGGCGAACACTTCGAAGAAGCCCTCCACCCACAGGTGGACCACCCACCAGCGCCAGTACTCCATCACCGTCAGGCTGGTGCGCTCGCCGTAGAAGAGGCCGGCGCCGTAGAACAGGCCGATCGCCACCACCGACGAGGTCAGCAGCGCCAGCAGGTTCTTGTCGCCGCCGCTGCGTGCGCGCAGGGCGGGTGCGATGCCGCGCATCATCAGCACGAGCCAGATCAGGATGCCGGCGAACTTGCCGATCTGCCACAACCGGCCCAGGTCGACATACTCATAGCCCTGATGGCCCAGCCAGAAATTCAGGTTGGGCGGCAGCTTCTGCGCAATCGCCAGGTAGTTGCCGGTGAAGGAACCCACCACCACGACCACCAGTGCCCAGAACAGGATGTCCACGCCGAGCCGCTGGTACTTCGGGTCCTTGCCGCCGTTGATCAGCGGCGCCAGGAACAGGCCGGCGGCAAGGAAGCCCGTCGCGATCCAGAACAACGCGCTCTGGATGTGCCAGGTGCGCACCAGCGAGTACGGGAACCACTGCGAGACATCGATGCCGTAGAACTTCTGGCCCTCGACCGTGTAGTGCGCGGTGAAGCCACCCAGGAACACCTGGAACACGAACAGCGCGACCACCAGGAACAGGTACTTGCCGAGCGCGCGTTGCGACGGCGTCAGCGCGAAGCTCAGCAACGGATCGCGCGCGGGCGCCTGCGGCAGCGCTTCTTCGTGTCCGCGCAGGAAGGCCCATGCCCACACCAGGAAGCCCACGCCGGCCAGCAGCACGACCACGCTGATCACCGACCACACCACGTTTTCGCTGGTCGGCTGGTTGCCGATCAGCGGCTCATGCGGCCAGTTGTTGGTGTAGGTTGCCTCGTGCCCCGGGCGTTCGGTGGCGGCGGCCCAGGCGGTCCAGAAGAAGAAGTGCGTCAGCTGCTGCCGGCGTTCTGCGCTCGGCAGCGTGTTCTCCTTCATGGCGAAGTGCTCGCGGCTCGTGTGCAGCTCGGGCGCATCCGAGAAGAGCTTGTCGTAGTAGCCGGCGGTGGCCGCCATTGCCTGCGCGCGCCGGTTCGAGACGGTCAGCACGCTTGTGGCCGGATCCGCCGCGTTGCCGCGGTATTCGGCCCGCAGCTGCTCGCGCAGCGCGCCCCTGGCCGCAGCGTCCAGCTTGTCGTAGGGCTTGTGGTAGGCGTCCTGCGCGGCAAGATCGAGCCACGCCGTCAGCTCGCGATGCAGCCAGTCGGCGGTCCAGTCCGGAGCCTGGTAGGCGCCGTGGCCCCAGATGGAGCCGAGCTGCATGCCGCCCACCGACTGCCAGGCGGTCTGGCCGTCGAGGATGTCTTCGCCGGTGAAGAGTGTCCGGCCGTCCGCCGCGACCACTTTGGCAGGCATCGGCGGCGCCTGGCGGTAGACCTCGGCGCCGTAATAGGCGAGCAAGGAAAACGTGACCGCCAGCACGGCGATCAGCAGGAACCAGAGTCTGCGATATGAGCCCATGATGAGATTCTCTTGATCGTTGATTGGGTGGAACGGTGCCCTTGGCTCAGTCGTTTGCCCCGTGCGTGGCGGGCAGGCCCGGCTCGAACAGCACGTTGTTTTCCAGGTGGATGTGTTCCATCAGGTCTTCGCGCAGCGTGCGCAGCCCGAGGTAGAGCGCCCGCCAGGTATTGCAAGCCGCGCGAGGCAGCGTGATGTCGTTGGTGAGGTCCGCCAGCCGCTGCAATGCCGCGCCGTGGTCGTCATGCTCCATGCGCATCACGGTGATGGGCGCACCGGCTGCGGCATGGAAGCCACGCGCGAGCATTGGGAACAGGACCTGTTCCTCCTTCTGCATGTGCGCTTCCAGCTCGCTCTGCATTTCCGCCAGGTGATCGGCCAGCCCGAGCGGGCAGTCGGGGCGGTCGCCATGGACATGCTCCACGCGGCGCGCGAGCCGGATCAGCTCGGGCAGCTGCTCGCGATGGCGGTCATGAAAACGCGTCTGGATATGGGCAATCAGCGCAGCGGGCGATACAGTGTTCCAGTCGTTCTCCACCGGCTCGGCGCCCCCTTGCAACGCCAGCAGGCGCGCCTCGATGGCTGTGGCATCGAGCCCTTTCTCCTGCGCCGCCTCGCGCAGCGTGTGCTTGCCGCCGCAGCAGAAATCCAGCGAATAGTCATGAAAGATCCGCGTGGCGCCGGGAATGCGGCGGGCCAACTGGCCGAGGGATTGGTCTTGCAGGGTCATGATGTTTCT contains:
- a CDS encoding cupredoxin domain-containing protein is translated as MVFVGEAGKVNPMLRAEVGDTVEISIASGEGAEHDLAIPELNVTSKRFSAGTGPATLRFTVTQPGKFAYICTVAGHRQIGMEGVFEVSGTARTPASVQSEAGRSATALYTAAAASPRATRLPGASQAIPPPCPRPSARARRRR
- a CDS encoding nitric-oxide reductase large subunit is translated as MGSYRRLWFLLIAVLAVTFSLLAYYGAEVYRQAPPMPAKVVAADGRTLFTGEDILDGQTAWQSVGGMQLGSIWGHGAYQAPDWTADWLHRELTAWLDLAAQDAYHKPYDKLDAAARGALREQLRAEYRGNAADPATSVLTVSNRRAQAMAATAGYYDKLFSDAPELHTSREHFAMKENTLPSAERRQQLTHFFFWTAWAAATERPGHEATYTNNWPHEPLIGNQPTSENVVWSVISVVVLLAGVGFLVWAWAFLRGHEEALPQAPARDPLLSFALTPSQRALGKYLFLVVALFVFQVFLGGFTAHYTVEGQKFYGIDVSQWFPYSLVRTWHIQSALFWIATGFLAAGLFLAPLINGGKDPKYQRLGVDILFWALVVVVVGSFTGNYLAIAQKLPPNLNFWLGHQGYEYVDLGRLWQIGKFAGILIWLVLMMRGIAPALRARSGGDKNLLALLTSSVVAIGLFYGAGLFYGERTSLTVMEYWRWWVVHLWVEGFFEVFATTALAFIFSTLGLVSRPMATAASLASASLFMLGGIPGTFHHLYFSGTTTPVMAVGAAFSALEVVPLIVLGHEAWDNWRLKDRAPWMADLKWPLMCFVAVAFWNMLGAGVFGFMINPPISLYYIQGQNTTPVHAHAALFGVYGFLALGFTLLVLRYVRPAYRLSPGLMKTAFWGLNAGLVLMIGTSLLPVGIIQFLASVEHGTWYARSEEFMQQPILQTLRWVRTFGDVVFIVGAVSFALQVVLGLLGKAPALAAPEGRLNAAQR
- the ytfE gene encoding iron-sulfur cluster repair protein YtfE; translation: MTLQDQSLGQLARRIPGATRIFHDYSLDFCCGGKHTLREAAQEKGLDATAIEARLLALQGGAEPVENDWNTVSPAALIAHIQTRFHDRHREQLPELIRLARRVEHVHGDRPDCPLGLADHLAEMQSELEAHMQKEEQVLFPMLARGFHAAAGAPITVMRMEHDDHGAALQRLADLTNDITLPRAACNTWRALYLGLRTLREDLMEHIHLENNVLFEPGLPATHGAND